Proteins found in one Coffea eugenioides isolate CCC68of chromosome 5, Ceug_1.0, whole genome shotgun sequence genomic segment:
- the LOC113770303 gene encoding putative disease resistance protein RGA3, translating into MGSLLRFKDTVQQWQNVLDSEIWQLEEAAVELFPHLYLSYNELSPELKRCFSYCAVWPKDCVINVEDLIRLWIAQGYVRPGRRGERLELVGREYFNNLAMRSFFQNLGKYGHEYGECKMHDIVHDFAQFLTKNECHTLDGIGRNSSSERPRHLTIWEEGTEEEMFSSPVVDFGRLRSFFAFGRIGRVIVPQNLFCSLKCARTLALSGCGLAEIPTEIGRLIHLRHLDLSDNPFITMPEAICDLYYLETLNISFCGKLSCLPERIDDLVHLRHLQNVATDELRQIPQGLGKLTSLCSLTQFIARCNSDDLAILKDLNQLEILNLEIEGEVDFGSAELGKKVNMRDMSLLSRFEAHFIETPSCIETMEPPPNLEKLELDGYPGAQLPSWLVTKSHADNLTRLVIARARNISSLPALWKLSSLEVLVLEEAEKLECLGKEFFGVTKALHENSRDALDTLSDSESSFSAEAVAFPNLRKLYFRRFKIGQIGKT; encoded by the coding sequence ATGGGAAGCTTGTTACGGTTCAAAGATACCGTACAGCAGTGGCAGAATGTTTTGGACAGTGAGATATGGCAATTGGAGGAAGCAGCCGTGGAACTTTTCCCTCATTTGTATTTAAGCTATAACGAGTTGTCCCCGGAGCTGAAACGTTGCTTCTCATATTGTGCTGTCTGGCCCAAAGATTGTGTGATAAATGTAGAAGACCTTATTAGGCTGTGGATAGCACAAGGTTATGTTCGCCCAGGACGAAGAGGTGAGCGCTTGGAGCTGGTGGGCCGTGAGTACTTCAACAATTTGGCGATGCGttccttttttcaaaatttaggaAAATATGGTCATGAATATGGCGAGTGCAAGATGCATGACATAGTGCATGATTTTGCAcaatttctcacaaaaaatGAATGTCATACACTTGATggaattggaagaaattcatcTAGTGAAAGACCACGTCATCTAACAATTTGGGAAGAAGGCACTGAGGAGGAGATGTTTAGTTCTCCAGTCGTTGATTTTGGAAGGCTCAGGAGCTTTTTTGCTTTTGGTCGAATTGGAAGAGTAATAGTTCCCCAAAATCTGTTTTGCAGTTTGAAGTGCGCGAGGACTCTGGCTTTAAGTGGTTGTGGGCTAGCTGAAATCCCAACCGAGATCGGAAGGTTGATTCATCTTCGGCACTTGGACTTAAGTGATAATCCTTTCATTACAATGCCAGAAGCTATATGTGATCTATATTATCTGGAAACTTTGAATATCAGTTTTTGTGGAAAGCTTTCGTGCCTACCTGAAAGGATTGATGACCTTGTACACTTGAGGCACCTTCAGAATGTCGCGACCGATGAATTACGTCAAATTCCACAAGGACTTGGGAAGCTGACGTCACTCTGTAGTTTGACTCAATTCATCGCTAGATGCAACTCTGATGATTTGGCAATTCTGAAGGACCTGAACCAATTGGAAATATTGAACCTTGAAATTGAAGGAGAAGTAGATTTTGGGAGTGCGGAACTTGGCAAGAAAGTCAACATGCGTGACATGTCTTTGCTCTCTAGATTCGAGGCCCACTTTATAGAAACTCCAAGTTGCATTGAAACCATGGAACCACCTCCAaacttggaaaaacttgagctAGATGGCTATCCAGGAGCCCAGTTACCAAGTTGGCTTGTGACGAAGTCTCACGCCGATAACTTGACAAGGCTAGTTATTGCTAGGGCCCGCAACATCTCATCCTTGCCTGCCTTGTGGAAGCTATCATCCCTAGAAGTGCTTGTGCTCGAGGAAGCGGAAAAGCTAGAATGTTTGGGTAAGGAATTCTTCGGAGTTACAAAAGCACTACATGAGAATAGTCGTGATGCTCTTGATACATTGTCAGACTCCGAGTCATCATTCTCAGCTGAAGCAGTGGCATTtccaaatttgagaaaattatattttcgccgcttcaaaattggacaaattGGGAAGACTTaa